A region from the Aegilops tauschii subsp. strangulata cultivar AL8/78 chromosome 5, Aet v6.0, whole genome shotgun sequence genome encodes:
- the LOC109750628 gene encoding uncharacterized protein isoform X1 — protein MKKLKSSKLSGCFLDAAFFCVQLMETLCCWNNEINPQLDPNLLLIPDARARYDATWEIVTHLRLVPPQDPVRLLSSAFLYAQLCVSPRRLPLLLLGTETFHEIPLHLYVMFFRDVP, from the exons ATGAAG AAACTGAAGAGTTCCAAGCTCTCTGGATGTTTCTTGGATGCAGCGTTCTTCTGTGTGCAGTTGATGGAAACACTCTGCTGCTGGAATAATGAAATTAACCCCCAACTAGATCCGAACCTTTTGCTCATCCCCGACGC CCGTGCCAGATACGATGCTACCTGGGAAATTGTGACGCACCTTCGCTTGGTGCCGCCACAGGACCCAGTGCGCCTCCTGTCCTCTGCTTTTCTCTATGCGCAGCTATGTGTCTCACCCCGCCGATTGCCCCTGCTGCTGCTGGGAACAG AGACGTTCCATGAAATCCCACTACATCTATACGTCATGTTCTTCCGAGATGTTCCGTGA
- the LOC109750628 gene encoding uncharacterized protein isoform X2, translating into MKKLKSSKLSGCFLDAAFFCVQLMETLCCWNNEINPQLDPNLLLIPDARARYDATWEIVTHLRLVPPQDPVRLLSSAFLYAQLCVSPRRLPLLLLGTVKFVHGFRDVP; encoded by the exons ATGAAG AAACTGAAGAGTTCCAAGCTCTCTGGATGTTTCTTGGATGCAGCGTTCTTCTGTGTGCAGTTGATGGAAACACTCTGCTGCTGGAATAATGAAATTAACCCCCAACTAGATCCGAACCTTTTGCTCATCCCCGACGC CCGTGCCAGATACGATGCTACCTGGGAAATTGTGACGCACCTTCGCTTGGTGCCGCCACAGGACCCAGTGCGCCTCCTGTCCTCTGCTTTTCTCTATGCGCAGCTATGTGTCTCACCCCGCCGATTGCCCCTGCTGCTGCTGGGAACAG TCAAATTTGTGCATGGCTTCAGAGACGTTCCATGA